The genomic region GCCGTGGGACGACCTGGTCGCCGCCACCGTCGCCAACGGCTGGGCCGGCCTGGAATGCCTCTCCGGCATCCCCGGCGCGACAGGGGCCACCCCGATCCAGAACGTCGGCGCGTACGGCCAGGAGGTCGCCGAGACGATCACCGGGGTCGAGGTGTACGACCGCGCCGAGGGCACCCGCCAGATGATCCCGGCCGGCGAATGCGGCTTCGCCTACCGGGGCAGCATCTTCAAGTACCAGGACCGCTGGATCGTGCTGTCGGTCGACTTCCGGCTCACCCGGTCACCGCTCTCCGGCCCGGTGCGCTACGCCGAGCTGGCCCGGGCGCTCGGTGTCGAGGTGGGCGACCAGGTGCCTCTTGTCGACGCGCGCGCGGCGGTGCTGCGGCTGCGCGCCGGCAAGGGCATGGTGCTCGACGCGGCCGACCCGGACACCCGTTCGGTCGGCTCCTTCTTCACCAACCCGGTGCTCGACCGGGCGACGTACGAGCTGCTCCGGGAACGCGCCACCGACCTGGGCGAACCACCGGCGTGGCCCGGACGCGACGACACAGTCAAGGTGAGCGCCGCCTGGCTGATCGACAAGGCGGGCTTCGAGAAGGGTCACCCCGGCCCGGGTGGTGTTGCCATCTCCGGCAAGCACACCCTCGCCCTCACCAACCGCAGCGGCACCGCCAGCACCAGCGACCTGCTCACCCTGGCCGGCACCATCCGCGACGCTGTGCACGCCCGCTTCGGCGTGACCCTGCACCCCGAGCCGGTCCTCATCAACTGCGCCTTCTGACAACCATCCCGGCGCGGCCGTACCGTCAGCCGCGCGGTGGCCAGGGGAGGGTCAGCTCGCCGTGGCGCCAGCGGTGCGGGCCGTGGAGGACGGGCCAGCCCGTCTCGCGCAGTTGGGCCACGGCTCGCAGCCACCGTTGACGCGGCCCGAACGGCGCGTAGGGGGCGGCGGCACGCCAGGCGTCGTCCAACGCGCCGATCAGGTCGTACACCGGCTCACCGGGGACGTTGCGGTGGATCAACGCCTTGGGCAGTCGTTCGGCCAGCTCGGCGGGGCTGCCCAGGGTCGTGAGTTTCGCGGCGAGTGTCAGCGTCTGCGGGCCTTCGGCGTCGATCAGCAGCCAGCTCGCGAGCCGGCCCAGCTCGTCACAGGTGCCCTCGACGAGCGCGCCGCTCGGGGCGAGGGCGGCGGTCATCGTCCGCCACGCCTCGGGCACCTCGCGCTCGTCGTACTGTCGCAGGACGTTGAACGCGCGGACCAGCACCGGCCGCAATCCGGCCAGCTCGAAGCCACCTCGGGCGAAGGTCAGGCCCGGCGGGTCGGCGGCCGGCGTCGCGGCGGCCACCCGGGCCGGATCGATCTCCAGCCCGACCAGGCGTACGTCCGGACGGACGCCCGCGGCCAACCGTGCCCGCAGCTCCACGGCGGTCACCGGGGTGGCACCGAAGCCGAGGTCGACCACGAGCGGGTCGGCCGCAGCCCGCAGCCGGTCGGCGCAGGTGGCCACGATCCAGTTGTCCACCCGGCGGAGCCGGTTCGGGTTCGTGGTGCCCCGGGTGACAACGCCGAGCGGCCGGCGTCGCGCCGTCCCGCTCATCGTGACCTCCCGACGACCGTGCGCCTCACGGGTTGACGCGGTGCACCTTGTGCTGCGCGGCCTGCGCCCTCGGCCGTACCACCAGCCGATCCACGTTCACATGCTCGGGGCGGGTGGCGCACCAGGCGATGCAGTCCGCCACGTCCTCGGCGACAAGCGGATCGGGAACCCCTGCGTAGACGGCAGCCGCCCGGTCCGCGTCGCCCTCGAAGCGGACCAGCCCGAACTCGTCTGTCTTCACCATCCCGGGGTCGATCTCGATCACCCGCAGCGGCCGGCCGCACAGCTCCAGCCGCAACGTTCCCGCGATGGCGGTCTGCGCGTGCTTCGCGGCGGTGTACCCGCCACCGCCCTCGTACACCGTCAGCCCGGCCGTGGAGGAGACCACGACGATGGTCCCCGAACCGGACGCCTCCAGCGCCGGCAGCAGCGCCTGGGTCACCCGCAGCGTGCCGAGCACGTTCACGTCGTACATCCACTGCCAGTCGTCGACGGAGCCGGACTCCACCGGGTCCAGACCGCGCGCGCCGCCGGCGTTGTTCACCAGCAGGGTAACCGGCCCGGGTGCCCGCGCCGCCGCCTCGGCGAGCCCGGCTACCGACTCGTCCGAGGTGACGTCGCAGGTCACCGCGGTTGCCTGACCGCCGGCGGAGGTGATCTCGGTGACCAGACCGGCGAGCCGGTCGGTGCGGCGGGCGGCGGCGAGCACGTAAAAACCGTCGGCGGCGAGCCGGCGGGCGGTGGCCGCCCCGATCCCGCTGGACGCTCCGGTGACGATGGCGACAGAGGTCATCCGTTCATTGTCGCGCGCCCGTCCGCTCCGCTCCGGTCCGGCGTCGACACGGGCGGGACCGGACCGGACAGAGGCGGCCGTGATGAGGTCCGTCACGCCCGGGGCCCGTGCCGGCGAATTTCCGTGGTCGGGTGGGGAAGATGACATCCGGCGTACAGGTTGACCGAGATGCGCCGGTCGTGCGAGACGACGTTGACCGTGGCAGAGGGAGCGGACGTGGCGGAAGTGCACACCGGTGTCGGTCGTCAGCGAGGTGCTCGACCGTGGCCCCGGCCGCGTCGCATCGCCACCCTGTCCGTACACACCTCCCCGCTGCACCAGCCCGGCACGGGCGACGCCGGCGGGATGAACGTCTACATCCTGGAGGTCGCCCGGCGGCTCGCCGAGGCCAACGTCGAGGTGGAGATCTTCACCCGGGCAACCTCTGGTGACCTGCCCCCGGTGACCGAGATGGCCCCCGGTGTGCAGGTCCGGCACATCACCTCCGGCCCCCTGGAAGGGCTCACCAAGGAGGAACTGCCCGGCCAGCTCTGCGCCTTCACCGCAGGGGTGCTGCGCGCCGAGGCATCCCGGCCACCCGGTCACTACGACCTGATCCACTCCCACTACTGGCTCTCCGGGCAGGTCGGTTGGCTGGCCAAGGAACGTTGGGGAGTGCCGCTGGTACACACCGCGCACACCCTGGCGAAGGTCAAGAACGCCCAGCTCGCGGCCGGGGATCGTCCGGAGCCCAAGGCCCGGGTGATCGGCGAGGAGCAGGTGGTCGCGGAGGCGGACCGCCTGGTCGCCAACACCCGCGTGGAGGCCCGCGACCTGGTCGAGCGGTACGACGCCGACCCCAGCCAGGTCGCCGTCGTGCAGCCCGGCGTCGACCTGGCACGGTTCCGGCCCGCTCCCGGCGACCGGCACGTGGCCGCACAGGCCGCCCGTCGCCGCCTCGGGCTCCCCGTCGACGGGTACCTGGTGGCCTTCGTCGGCCGGATCCAGCCCCTGAAGGCACCCGACGTGCTGATCCGCGCGGTCGCCGCGCTGCGCGAGCGTGACCCGGCCCTGGCCGATCAGGTGACTGTCGCGATCTGCGGAGGGCCCAGCGGCAGCGGTCTGGACCGGCCGACGGCACTTATCGAGTTGGCCAGCACGCTGGGAGTCAGCGACCGGATCCGCTTCCTGCCGCCGCGCACCGGCGACGACCTGCCGGCCCTGTACCGGGCCGCCGACCTGGTCGCGGTGCCGTCGCACAACGAATCCTTCGGCCTGGTCGCGCTCGAGGCACAGGCCTGCGGTACGCCGGTGCTGGCCGCAGCCGTCGGCGGGCTTGTCACCGCCGTACGGGACCAGGTGAGCGGGGTGCTCATCGACGGGCACGACCCGGTGAACTGGGCCCGCGCGCTGGCCCGCCTGCTTCCCGACCGGGCCCGCAGGGCGGTGCTCGGCCGGGGCGCCGAACAGCACGCCCGGCACTTCTCCTGGGATCGCACGGTCTCGGGCCTGCTCGACGTCTACGGCGAGGCGGTCGCCGCGCGCCGCGCACGGCTCGCCGCCGACCTGGCGGGTGACCCGGCGCTGTCCTGCTCCTGGTGATCGAGGGCACCGGCTCTCATCGGGTGCGCCGCCCCGGCCGGTCGTAGAGTGGGTCCGGTGAGCCCGAAAAGCGATCTCGCGTCCCTGATCGAGTCGGTGTGCGCCGAGCGTGACCTGGTGTGGGAATCGACGGGCCCCGGCTCGTACGCGGTGACCCTGCCAGGCACCCACAAGCTCAAGACGATCTGCAACCTGATCGTCGGGGAGCACGCGCTGCGGATCGAGGCGTTCGTGATGCGCCAGCCCGACGAGCGCCGCGAGGAGCTGTGGGCCTGGCTGTTGCAGCGCAACGCCCGGATGTACGGCGTCTCCTTCTCCACCGACAAGGTCGGCGACGTGTATCTGACCGGGCGGGTCAACCCGGCCGGTGTGGACGCCGACGAACTGGACCGGCTGCTCGGCGCGGTGCTCACGTACTCCGACGAGTCGTTCGACACGATGCTGGAGATCGGCTTCGGCAGCTCCATCCGGCGCGAGTACGAGTGGCGGGTCAAGCGCGGCGAGTCGACAGCGAACCTGGCCGCCTTCGCCCACCTCTTCGAACCGTCCGGCACCGGTCCCGACCCGGCCTGACGCCCGCTTCCGTCCGGCCCGGCACCCGTTTTCCACCTGGCCCGACGCCCGTTTCCGCCTGGCCTGACGCCCGTTTCCGCCTGGCCTGATGACCCGGATTCCAGCCCGCCGGTTGTCTGTGGTTCGGACTGCTCCTGACGGGTATGCCGCACCGCGCGGTACGGCACAGGGACCCCCGCGCGCCGAGGACGGAGTGTCGAGGAGCGGAGCATCCCATGGCTCAGCGGAACAGCTCAGGTCGCGGCGGGACTGCGACCAGGACCAAACGGCAGGCCGGCAACCAGACGCCGAATACTCCAGGGGTCTCCGAGTCGGAGATCTCCCGGATGCGTGTGGACGACATCCGCGGCCAGTTGCGCAAACGCGGGATCTCCGGGATCTCCGCACTGCGCAAGCCCGATCTGGTGAAACAGTTGGTGCGCTCGCTGCGTTCCGAACGCGGTGGCGCGGCCCGGGGCAGCACCGGCCCGGCTGGTCGGGCCACCGGCAGCAGGGCGTCGGCCGGGCGGGCCGCCGCGACGAAGAAGTCGGCGTCGAGGGCGGCACCCAGCCGCGCCAAGGCCGCGCCGGCCAACAAGAGCGCCCCCGCGAAGCGGGCCGCCGCCAAGAAGACGACCGCCGCACGGAAGTCGACGACAGCGCGTACCACTGCTGCGGCGCGGAAGTCGACGACAGCGCGTACCACTGCTGCCGCGTCGAAGCCGGCGGCGGCGCGCAAGACGGCCCCGGCCAGGAAGGCGGCCGGAGCCAAGTCCACCGCCGAGGCGAAGACGTCTGCGGCCCGTACCGCGCGTAAGGCACCGGCGCGACCGGCGGCCAAGCGTGCGGCGCCCGCGAAGCGTGCTGCCGCGAGCCGTCCGGCCGGCGGCGGTACGGCGGCCGGTGGCATCCGGACCGGGCGGGGCACCGGTCGGTCGGTCCGCAGCTCGCAGGTGATCTCGTCGATCGCGGACCGGCCGGAGCGCCCGGGGCGCAGTCTGATCACCGCGAACCACGAGGTGATCCAGCGCTGGGCACGGGAGCGTGGCGCGAAGCCGGCCACCATCGCCGGCACCGAGCGGGACGGCCGGGCGGGTGTGTTGACCTTCAACATCCCCGGCTATCGCGAGAGCAGCAAGATTCGCGAGATCACCTGGGACCAGTGGTTCCACACCTTCGATCTGCGCCGGCTGAACCTGATCTATCAGGAGCAGATGCGCGACGGCCGGCAGAGCAACTTCTTCCGGACCGAGTCACCCGATCGGGAAGACGGCTGAGGTGTTTGCGGGAATGCCCGAGGGGTATGCGGCGGTTACCAGAGACGGTGACCCCCGACTGGGGGATACCCGCCAGTTGTGACGGGCGAGACATCCAGTTGGGTTGAATCCAGAATCCGGGCGAACTAGCTTTATTGCACCGCGTCGCGCTTGGAAACGTTCGGGGGAGCGGCGGATCGATCAGATCCGTGCACCAGGCGAGATGCGAGGAACGGGTG from Micromonospora profundi harbors:
- a CDS encoding UDP-N-acetylmuramate dehydrogenase, which codes for MSDAYAQPTTETDRAIPVPLAHHTTLRMGGPARRIVAAKDADELVRAVRDAGDPVLVLAGGSNVVIGDAGFPGTVVLVRSRGLRVVAEDTETVTVRVEAGEPWDDLVAATVANGWAGLECLSGIPGATGATPIQNVGAYGQEVAETITGVEVYDRAEGTRQMIPAGECGFAYRGSIFKYQDRWIVLSVDFRLTRSPLSGPVRYAELARALGVEVGDQVPLVDARAAVLRLRAGKGMVLDAADPDTRSVGSFFTNPVLDRATYELLRERATDLGEPPAWPGRDDTVKVSAAWLIDKAGFEKGHPGPGGVAISGKHTLALTNRSGTASTSDLLTLAGTIRDAVHARFGVTLHPEPVLINCAF
- a CDS encoding class I SAM-dependent methyltransferase, translated to MSGTARRRPLGVVTRGTTNPNRLRRVDNWIVATCADRLRAAADPLVVDLGFGATPVTAVELRARLAAGVRPDVRLVGLEIDPARVAAATPAADPPGLTFARGGFELAGLRPVLVRAFNVLRQYDEREVPEAWRTMTAALAPSGALVEGTCDELGRLASWLLIDAEGPQTLTLAAKLTTLGSPAELAERLPKALIHRNVPGEPVYDLIGALDDAWRAAAPYAPFGPRQRWLRAVAQLRETGWPVLHGPHRWRHGELTLPWPPRG
- a CDS encoding SDR family oxidoreductase; translation: MTSVAIVTGASSGIGAATARRLAADGFYVLAAARRTDRLAGLVTEITSAGGQATAVTCDVTSDESVAGLAEAAARAPGPVTLLVNNAGGARGLDPVESGSVDDWQWMYDVNVLGTLRVTQALLPALEASGSGTIVVVSSTAGLTVYEGGGGYTAAKHAQTAIAGTLRLELCGRPLRVIEIDPGMVKTDEFGLVRFEGDADRAAAVYAGVPDPLVAEDVADCIAWCATRPEHVNVDRLVVRPRAQAAQHKVHRVNP
- the mshA gene encoding D-inositol-3-phosphate glycosyltransferase, producing MAEVHTGVGRQRGARPWPRPRRIATLSVHTSPLHQPGTGDAGGMNVYILEVARRLAEANVEVEIFTRATSGDLPPVTEMAPGVQVRHITSGPLEGLTKEELPGQLCAFTAGVLRAEASRPPGHYDLIHSHYWLSGQVGWLAKERWGVPLVHTAHTLAKVKNAQLAAGDRPEPKARVIGEEQVVAEADRLVANTRVEARDLVERYDADPSQVAVVQPGVDLARFRPAPGDRHVAAQAARRRLGLPVDGYLVAFVGRIQPLKAPDVLIRAVAALRERDPALADQVTVAICGGPSGSGLDRPTALIELASTLGVSDRIRFLPPRTGDDLPALYRAADLVAVPSHNESFGLVALEAQACGTPVLAAAVGGLVTAVRDQVSGVLIDGHDPVNWARALARLLPDRARRAVLGRGAEQHARHFSWDRTVSGLLDVYGEAVAARRARLAADLAGDPALSCSW
- a CDS encoding YbjN domain-containing protein; translation: MSPKSDLASLIESVCAERDLVWESTGPGSYAVTLPGTHKLKTICNLIVGEHALRIEAFVMRQPDERREELWAWLLQRNARMYGVSFSTDKVGDVYLTGRVNPAGVDADELDRLLGAVLTYSDESFDTMLEIGFGSSIRREYEWRVKRGESTANLAAFAHLFEPSGTGPDPA